The Cupriavidus sp. EM10 genome includes a region encoding these proteins:
- the mdtN gene encoding multidrug transporter subunit MdtN yields the protein MKMAGTSRAPLRGKLMALAIVLLAVLISVYAWQRTVRYPSTDDAALDADFVHVASPVGGRIARILVTENQHVAKDQILFEIDPVPYRLALAQAQADLELARAMLGTRRRAIGTERGTASVASEQIARAEQNYALTARTVERLRPLAAEGYVPKQQLDQAEVAWRDAAVTLKQAQLQRATTAQAVGSEDDAVAAVQAREAALAIAQRALDDTVVRAPHAGRVSSLRSLSGEVVIPNQSLFLLVDTGEWFAVANFRETELANIHVGDCATVFSMIDRRHALRGTVQGIGVGITDTDRLNLPRALPYVQPSVNWVRVAHRFPVRIKLEEPPETLARVGASATVEVRHGAACH from the coding sequence ATGAAAATGGCAGGTACCAGCCGCGCCCCGCTGCGCGGCAAATTGATGGCCCTGGCAATTGTCCTGCTTGCGGTGCTGATTTCCGTCTACGCATGGCAGCGCACGGTCCGCTATCCCTCCACCGACGATGCGGCGCTCGATGCCGACTTCGTGCACGTGGCCTCCCCCGTCGGTGGACGCATCGCCCGCATCCTTGTTACCGAAAACCAGCACGTCGCCAAGGACCAGATCCTGTTCGAGATCGACCCCGTGCCCTATCGCCTGGCACTGGCCCAGGCACAGGCTGACCTGGAGTTGGCCAGAGCGATGCTTGGCACGCGCCGGCGCGCCATCGGCACCGAGCGCGGCACGGCCTCGGTGGCATCGGAGCAGATTGCCCGCGCCGAACAGAACTACGCGCTGACGGCGCGCACCGTGGAACGCCTGCGCCCGCTGGCCGCCGAGGGCTATGTACCCAAGCAGCAACTGGACCAGGCCGAGGTGGCGTGGCGCGACGCGGCCGTGACGCTGAAGCAGGCCCAGCTGCAGCGCGCCACCACGGCGCAGGCCGTGGGCAGCGAGGACGACGCCGTGGCCGCCGTGCAGGCGCGCGAGGCCGCACTGGCCATCGCCCAGCGCGCGCTGGACGACACCGTGGTCCGCGCGCCGCACGCCGGGCGCGTCAGCAGCCTGCGGTCGCTATCGGGCGAGGTCGTGATTCCCAACCAGTCGCTGTTCCTGCTGGTCGATACCGGCGAATGGTTCGCGGTGGCCAATTTCCGCGAAACCGAACTGGCCAATATCCATGTGGGCGACTGCGCCACCGTCTTTTCGATGATCGACCGGCGCCACGCGCTGCGCGGCACGGTACAGGGCATCGGCGTGGGCATCACCGACACGGACCGCCTCAACCTGCCGCGCGCCCTGCCCTATGTGCAGCCGTCGGTGAACTGGGTGCGCGTGGCGCACCGCTTCCCGGTACGGATCAAGCTCGAAGAGCCGCCTGAAACGCTGGCCCGCGTGGGTGCCAGCGCAACGGTCGAGGTGCGCCATGGCGCGGCCTGCCACTGA
- a CDS encoding FUSC family protein: MARPATEASRLGRADIGALLAPFPGRAAATTRIAAASTLTALIAATYGTPEAAISAYVIFFINRADRTSSIVMSVGMLVLISLIIGLVIALAGFTLDSAMLRVACMTIVSAGLLFLTSASKLRPVGAIVAMIIGFGLDELGMVPGGEVATRALLYAWLFVAIPIGANVVVNLLLGPSPRRLAGARLAHCVRVAAQALRDPHTQATAVARALRDGVQPVAGWLKLARFEGSASAADVAALRQSMASTMAILMATDVICRQPDARPPAALAEPLADTLDAMARMLDAGGYPVEIVVTLPDAAGLSLLQQSVVAELRQALAHYAEPDAEPDAEPDAEPDAPARKPGGFLDADAFTNRSHIHYALKTTGAAMFCYLLYQQLNWPGIHTCFITVYLVSLGTAAESVEKLTLRLAGALVGAALGTAAIVFVVPQLDSVGGLLALVFAGTWLSAWVATGSPRIAYAGFQIAFAFYLCVIQGPAPGFDLTIARDRVIGILIGNVAVYLVFTRVWPVSIAGRIESTLNALVSQWQALVAARRPDQRRQHAATALGLQGAIAQDLALARYEPARVGPGPVWIEHHRQRLGVLDAVAGPLFLLAERFPGDPEVAARLHAVKAAEPMAPATPAPADAGGDAQSRDALLAIVDKQLAGSPSGPAHSPASHA, from the coding sequence ATGGCGCGGCCTGCCACTGAGGCATCGCGCCTGGGCCGGGCCGATATCGGCGCCCTGCTGGCCCCGTTCCCCGGACGCGCCGCCGCCACCACGCGCATCGCCGCCGCCAGCACGCTGACCGCGCTGATTGCCGCCACCTACGGCACGCCGGAAGCCGCCATTTCGGCCTACGTGATCTTCTTCATCAACCGCGCCGACCGCACCAGCAGCATCGTAATGAGCGTGGGCATGCTGGTGCTGATCAGCCTCATCATCGGGCTGGTGATCGCGCTGGCGGGGTTCACGCTCGACAGCGCGATGCTGCGCGTGGCCTGCATGACGATTGTGTCGGCGGGGCTGCTGTTCCTGACGTCGGCCAGCAAGCTGCGGCCGGTGGGCGCCATCGTGGCCATGATCATCGGCTTCGGGCTCGACGAACTGGGCATGGTGCCCGGCGGCGAGGTAGCCACGCGGGCGCTGCTCTACGCCTGGCTGTTTGTGGCGATCCCGATCGGGGCCAATGTGGTGGTCAACCTGCTGTTGGGGCCATCGCCGCGCCGCCTGGCCGGGGCGCGCCTGGCGCACTGCGTGCGGGTGGCGGCGCAAGCGCTGCGGGACCCACACACCCAAGCCACGGCCGTGGCCCGGGCCTTGCGCGACGGCGTGCAGCCGGTGGCCGGCTGGCTGAAACTGGCCAGGTTCGAAGGCAGCGCCAGCGCGGCCGATGTCGCGGCCCTGCGGCAGTCGATGGCGTCGACCATGGCGATCCTGATGGCCACCGACGTGATCTGCCGGCAGCCCGACGCCCGGCCGCCGGCCGCGCTTGCCGAGCCCCTCGCGGATACGCTCGATGCGATGGCGCGGATGCTCGATGCCGGCGGGTATCCGGTGGAAATCGTGGTGACGCTGCCCGATGCAGCCGGTTTGTCCCTCTTGCAGCAATCGGTCGTGGCGGAACTGCGGCAGGCCCTCGCCCACTATGCCGAACCCGATGCCGAACCCGATGCCGAGCCTGATGCCGAACCCGATGCGCCCGCCAGGAAGCCCGGCGGTTTCCTGGATGCCGATGCCTTCACCAACCGCTCGCACATCCACTACGCCCTGAAGACCACGGGCGCGGCGATGTTCTGCTACCTGCTCTACCAGCAGTTGAACTGGCCGGGCATCCATACCTGCTTTATCACCGTGTACCTGGTATCGCTGGGCACGGCGGCGGAATCGGTGGAAAAGCTCACACTGCGGCTGGCCGGCGCCCTGGTCGGCGCGGCGCTCGGGACGGCGGCCATCGTCTTTGTCGTGCCGCAGCTCGATTCGGTGGGCGGCCTGCTGGCGCTGGTGTTCGCCGGCACCTGGCTGTCGGCATGGGTGGCCACGGGGTCGCCGCGCATTGCCTACGCGGGTTTCCAGATTGCGTTCGCGTTCTATCTCTGCGTGATCCAGGGGCCCGCACCCGGTTTCGACCTGACTATCGCGCGGGACCGCGTGATCGGCATCCTGATCGGCAATGTGGCCGTCTATCTGGTATTCACGCGCGTCTGGCCGGTCAGCATCGCCGGCCGGATCGAGAGCACGCTGAATGCCCTGGTAAGCCAATGGCAGGCACTGGTGGCGGCGCGCCGGCCCGACCAGCGGCGCCAGCACGCGGCCACGGCGCTGGGCCTGCAGGGCGCCATCGCGCAAGACCTGGCGCTGGCGCGCTACGAGCCCGCCAGGGTCGGCCCGGGGCCGGTCTGGATCGAGCATCACCGGCAGCGGCTTGGCGTGCTCGACGCCGTGGCGGGGCCGCTATTCCTGCTGGCCGAGCGGTTTCCGGGCGATCCGGAAGTTGCGGCGCGGTTGCATGCCGTGAAGGCCGCCGAGCCGATGGCACCGGCTACCCCCGCCCCCGCGGACGCTGGCGGCGATGCCCAATCACGCGATGCCCTGCTGGCCATCGTCGACAAACAGCTGGCTGGCTCGCCGTCCGGGCCGGCTCATTCCCCTGCTTCGCATGCATAA
- a CDS encoding TolC family protein has product MHKRDPLARLPTRVPRGPALGAVALALAGCATSALDLAPSQPDRPWQPPTSATGEIVAGAASRPAPPDRPSDYTLPANSALATIAPPAQLDATHPYSLAELIDLAESSNPLTRVAWNDARNAALATGIARSTYLPQISVAAMGGWQNGRLSSNTALGTAGVDASHHGAISVVSLQWLLFDFGERAGLVEAAEQATVAANIAFTAMHQRIIHDVSVAYYRYQAARSRRATVDQAMANAEAVLTAAKARYARGVGTVVEVAQATQNRAQTNLAMVQAQGAETDAYLGLVTAIGISPLSKPRIAEMPLRQLSPALRSSVEQIVERAIAQRPDVLGAYALERANQARVKAAEAAFLPKVFMSAFASYASGGSAITAIPPVGQQPPTVNLNGYRYGNSVFLGVTLPIYDGGMRSAVLAQARNDVDSASAKLTRAKEESVRQVVVSQSALESSLAAYDAARALADAAQITYDAAFAAYRKGVGTVTEANLAQNQLLLARNASADAYSAALAAAATLALAAGDIGRTP; this is encoded by the coding sequence ATGCATAAACGTGATCCGCTGGCTCGCTTGCCGACTCGCGTGCCGAGAGGTCCTGCGCTGGGCGCCGTCGCCCTTGCACTGGCCGGCTGCGCCACGTCGGCGCTCGACCTGGCGCCATCCCAGCCAGACCGTCCGTGGCAGCCGCCGACCAGCGCAACGGGCGAGATCGTGGCCGGTGCCGCCAGCCGGCCCGCGCCACCGGATCGGCCGTCGGACTACACCTTGCCGGCCAATTCGGCGCTGGCCACCATCGCCCCGCCCGCCCAGCTCGATGCCACGCATCCCTACTCGCTGGCCGAGCTGATCGATCTGGCGGAGTCGTCGAATCCGCTGACGCGGGTGGCCTGGAACGATGCCCGCAACGCGGCGCTGGCCACCGGCATCGCCCGCAGCACCTATCTGCCGCAGATCTCGGTGGCAGCGATGGGTGGCTGGCAGAACGGGCGGCTATCCAGCAACACCGCGCTGGGCACCGCCGGTGTGGATGCATCCCATCACGGCGCGATCTCGGTGGTGTCGCTGCAATGGCTGCTGTTCGATTTCGGCGAGCGGGCGGGGCTGGTGGAAGCCGCCGAGCAGGCCACGGTGGCCGCGAACATCGCGTTCACGGCCATGCACCAGCGCATCATCCACGATGTCAGCGTGGCGTACTACCGCTATCAGGCGGCTCGCTCGCGCCGTGCCACGGTCGACCAGGCCATGGCGAATGCCGAGGCCGTGCTGACGGCGGCCAAGGCGCGTTATGCGCGGGGCGTCGGGACGGTGGTGGAGGTGGCGCAGGCCACCCAGAACCGTGCCCAGACCAACCTGGCCATGGTGCAGGCGCAAGGCGCGGAGACCGATGCCTACCTCGGGCTGGTCACGGCTATCGGCATCTCGCCGCTGTCGAAGCCCCGCATCGCCGAAATGCCGTTGCGGCAGCTGTCGCCGGCCTTGCGCAGTTCGGTCGAGCAGATCGTGGAGCGCGCCATTGCCCAGCGGCCCGACGTGCTGGGCGCCTACGCGCTGGAGCGCGCCAACCAGGCCCGCGTGAAGGCGGCCGAGGCCGCGTTCCTGCCCAAGGTCTTCATGTCGGCGTTTGCGTCGTATGCATCGGGCGGGTCCGCCATCACGGCGATTCCGCCGGTCGGCCAGCAGCCGCCGACCGTCAACCTGAATGGCTACCGGTATGGCAACAGCGTATTCCTGGGCGTGACCTTGCCGATCTACGACGGCGGCATGCGCTCGGCCGTGCTGGCGCAGGCGCGTAACGACGTGGATAGCGCGTCGGCCAAGCTGACGCGCGCCAAGGAGGAATCGGTGCGGCAGGTGGTGGTCAGCCAGAGTGCGCTGGAATCGAGCCTGGCGGCTTACGACGCGGCCCGGGCGCTGGCCGATGCGGCGCAGATTACTTACGACGCGGCGTTCGCCGCCTACCGCAAGGGCGTGGGCACCGTGACCGAAGCCAATCTGGCGCAGAACCAGTTGCTGCTGGCGCGCAATGCCTCGGCCGACGCCTACAGCGCCGCGCTGGCGGCGGCGGCCACCCTGGCGCTGGCGGCCGGGGACATCGGCAGAACGCCCTAG
- a CDS encoding sorbosone dehydrogenase family protein, with amino-acid sequence MLALAACGGGDGSGGSTSDTSGGTGGGTSPGGGTASIALTVSGLPAGTDANISVTGPGGFQRTVSQTGSLANLAAGAYTITAGNVLNGNAVYKPAQPTQPVTVSAGQASSVTVTYTGPETLRLSLATVASGLDSPIYLTAPANDTRLFVVERPGRIRVIRDGALLGTPFLDISSLTTTDGERGLLSMAFDPGYATNGRFFVYYTATDGSITVARYQVSASNADVANASGTVLLSIPHPGQSNHNGGQLAFGPDGMLYLATGDGGGANDPSGNAQNTGSLLGKMLRIDVRGSGYVVPPNNPFANGAGGRQEIWASGLRNPWRFSFDSTGQIYIADVGQDAREEVNIVPATTPGLNFGWARVEGTVCVGASTCDTSGLTPPAFQYDHSDGSCAILGGYVYAGSAVPELKGRYFYTDLCVGRLKSFAYRDGAIKESIDWALPLPATVYSFGTDAAGELYVLAETSAGGQVLRVQRGQ; translated from the coding sequence TTGCTCGCTCTGGCGGCATGTGGCGGCGGCGACGGATCTGGCGGTAGCACCAGCGACACCTCCGGCGGCACGGGTGGGGGTACCAGCCCCGGCGGCGGCACAGCGTCTATCGCCCTGACGGTCTCGGGCCTGCCCGCCGGCACCGACGCCAATATATCGGTGACCGGCCCCGGGGGCTTCCAGCGGACAGTAAGCCAGACGGGCAGCCTTGCGAACCTGGCGGCCGGCGCCTATACGATTACCGCTGGCAATGTGCTGAATGGCAACGCGGTGTACAAGCCCGCGCAGCCCACCCAGCCTGTCACCGTCAGCGCTGGCCAGGCGTCGTCTGTCACCGTCACCTACACCGGGCCCGAAACACTGCGGCTGTCACTGGCGACGGTGGCAAGCGGACTCGACTCGCCCATTTACCTGACAGCCCCGGCCAACGACACGCGTCTGTTCGTAGTGGAACGCCCGGGACGAATCCGGGTGATTCGCGACGGCGCGCTGCTGGGCACGCCATTCCTCGATATCTCGTCGCTGACCACCACCGATGGCGAACGCGGCCTGCTCTCCATGGCCTTCGACCCCGGCTACGCCACGAATGGCCGTTTCTTTGTTTATTACACGGCGACGGACGGGTCGATCACGGTGGCGCGCTATCAGGTATCGGCATCCAACGCCGATGTCGCCAACGCAAGCGGCACCGTGCTGCTGTCGATTCCGCATCCGGGCCAGTCTAATCACAACGGCGGACAACTGGCCTTTGGCCCCGACGGCATGCTCTACCTGGCCACCGGCGACGGAGGCGGCGCCAATGATCCTTCCGGCAATGCCCAGAACACGGGCTCCCTGCTGGGCAAGATGCTGCGGATCGACGTGCGCGGCAGTGGCTACGTGGTGCCGCCGAACAATCCGTTTGCCAACGGGGCGGGCGGCCGACAGGAGATCTGGGCAAGCGGGCTGCGCAACCCCTGGCGCTTTTCCTTTGACTCGACCGGACAGATCTATATCGCCGACGTCGGCCAGGATGCCCGCGAGGAAGTCAATATCGTCCCCGCCACGACTCCCGGCCTGAACTTCGGCTGGGCGCGGGTGGAAGGGACGGTTTGCGTCGGCGCATCGACATGCGACACCAGCGGACTGACGCCGCCCGCGTTCCAGTACGACCATTCAGATGGCAGTTGCGCCATTTTGGGTGGCTATGTCTACGCGGGCAGCGCTGTCCCGGAACTCAAGGGGCGCTATTTCTATACCGACCTTTGCGTGGGCCGCCTCAAGAGCTTTGCCTATCGGGACGGCGCCATCAAGGAATCGATCGACTGGGCGCTGCCGCTGCCGGCCACCGTCTACTCGTTCGGCACCGACGCCGCGGGCGAACTCTACGTATTGGCCGAAACCAGCGCTGGCGGGCAGGTCTTGCGGGTGCAGCGCGGGCAGTAA
- a CDS encoding branched-chain amino acid aminotransferase yields MNTVVQSALSIEQSANPVTSAQRASLLESPAFGRVFTDHMATIRYTEGKGWHDGKISPHAPIQCDPSMQVFHYAQEIFEGLKAYRLPDGGGALFRPDANARRFQNSARRLAMPALPEEMFLESVRELVKLDRDWIPSGQGSALYLRPFMIATEVVLGVKPSAEYLYCVVACPVGAYFKGGASAAVTIWVSETYTRAAPGGTGEAKCGGNYAASLLAQAEATREGCDQVVFLDAVERRWIEELGGMNVFFVFDDGTLQTPPLTGTILPGITRDSLITLARDLGLTVREEPYSIDQWQADAQSGRLREAFACGTAAVVTPIGKVKGREYNFTIGDGTAGETTTRLKAALVDLQQGRAADPHGWLDRLF; encoded by the coding sequence ATGAACACCGTAGTCCAGTCCGCCCTGTCGATCGAACAGAGTGCGAATCCCGTCACCTCGGCCCAGCGCGCAAGCCTGCTCGAGAGCCCGGCATTTGGCCGTGTGTTCACCGATCACATGGCGACTATCCGCTACACCGAGGGCAAGGGCTGGCACGACGGCAAGATCAGCCCGCACGCGCCGATCCAGTGCGATCCGTCGATGCAGGTCTTCCATTATGCGCAGGAAATCTTCGAGGGCCTGAAGGCCTATCGCCTGCCTGATGGGGGCGGCGCGCTGTTCCGCCCGGACGCCAATGCGCGCCGCTTCCAGAACTCGGCCCGGCGCCTGGCCATGCCCGCCCTGCCCGAGGAAATGTTCCTGGAGTCCGTGCGCGAGCTGGTCAAGCTGGATCGCGACTGGATTCCGTCGGGCCAGGGCTCGGCGTTGTACCTGCGCCCGTTCATGATCGCCACCGAAGTGGTGCTCGGCGTGAAGCCGTCGGCGGAATACCTGTATTGCGTGGTCGCCTGCCCGGTGGGCGCGTACTTCAAGGGTGGCGCCTCGGCGGCGGTCACGATCTGGGTGTCCGAGACCTATACGCGCGCGGCGCCCGGTGGCACCGGCGAAGCCAAGTGCGGCGGCAACTACGCAGCCAGCCTGCTGGCCCAGGCCGAAGCCACGCGCGAAGGCTGCGACCAGGTGGTGTTCCTCGACGCCGTGGAGCGGCGCTGGATCGAGGAACTGGGCGGCATGAACGTCTTCTTTGTCTTCGATGACGGCACCCTGCAGACCCCGCCGCTGACGGGCACCATCCTGCCCGGCATCACGCGCGACTCGCTGATCACCCTGGCGCGCGACCTTGGCCTGACCGTGCGCGAGGAGCCGTATTCCATCGACCAGTGGCAAGCCGATGCGCAGAGCGGACGCCTGCGCGAGGCCTTTGCCTGCGGCACCGCGGCGGTGGTGACGCCCATCGGCAAGGTGAAGGGCCGTGAGTACAACTTCACGATCGGCGATGGCACGGCCGGCGAGACCACGACGCGCCTGAAGGCCGCGCTGGTCGACCTGCAGCAAGGCCGCGCGGCGGACCCGCACGGCTGGCTCGACCGCCTGTTCTGA